From Anopheles arabiensis isolate DONGOLA chromosome 3, AaraD3, whole genome shotgun sequence, a single genomic window includes:
- the LOC120903904 gene encoding uncharacterized protein LOC120903904 has product MASRQHRTGTHSLAANGAGVRFAIILVCTGLLGVAMACNGGYKIRVKKIENCAGADAIITADENFTVVLTKNCEIKSRGCVRFKDFKTGNAKYTISKDGVQVMQGSTDICDQASRPRRTEHIAELLRSLGVPEKCPISAGQICTEPSQVVNINRFKQYLPLARGAIAVDVAVQHDSGKSCFKIRFDITK; this is encoded by the exons ATGGCCTCCAGACAGCACCGCACGGGAACGCACTCACTAGCAGCTAATGGAGCTGGTGTTCGGTTCGCCATCATTCTTGTCTGCACTGGCCTGCTGGGAGTCGCCATGGCTTGT AACGGTGGCTACAAGATACGGGTGAAAAAGATTGAGAACTGTGCAGGAGCAGACGCGATCATTACTGCCGACGAAAACTTCACCGTGGTGCTGACGAAGAACTGTGAGATCAAGTCGCGCGGATGCGTACGGTTTAAGGACTTCAAGACGGGGAATGCAAAGTACACCATCTCGAAGGACGGCGTGCAGGTGATGCAGGGTTCGACGGACATCTGCGATCAAGCGTCCCGTCCGAGGCGTACCGAACACATTGCCGAGCTGCTCCGGAGTTTGGGTGTACCGGAGAAATGTCCAATTAGTGCG GGTCAAATCTGTACCGAACCCAGTCAGGTGGTGAACATCAATCGCTTTAAGCAATATCTTCCTCTTGCTCGGGGAGCAATCGCTGTCGATGTGGCCGTGCAGCACGATTCG GGTAAAAGCTGCTTCAAGATACGTTTCGATATTACGAAGTAG
- the LOC120901450 gene encoding uncharacterized protein LOC120901450 gives MLPTKVYFYALLIVLIVARGSVACKDGFSLKVNKIENCAGPDGIITLSDDTAITLGDDCSLSLQGCVTLKEFNTAAGSVSVSKNGREMFKKQIDACKMGSKIPFVKDFLPGGLCPQSDGQICADPDKKLPMDRFKKMLGIMKGSIGIELNLDHDTGKSCIKMEVEISK, from the exons ATGCTGCCCACCAAAGTTTACTTCTACGCTCTGTTGATCGTTCTCATCGTTGCCCGTGGTTCTGTAGCATGC AAAGATGGATTCTCCTTAAAAGTGAACAAGATCGAGAACTGTGCCGGACCGGACGGTATCATCACACTGAGCGATGATACCGCCATCACGCTTGGGGACGACTGTTCCCTTAGTCTGCAGGGATGCGTTACGTTGAAGGAGTTTAACACGGCAGCCGGTAGCGTCAGTGTGTCCAAGAACGGTAGAGAGATGTTTAAGAAACAGATCGATGCATGCAAGATGGGATCAAAGATTCCGTTCGTTAAAGATTTCCTGCCCGGTGGTCTATGTCCTCAGAGCGAT GGTCAAATATGTGCCGATCCGGACAAGAAACTCCCAATGGATCGTTTCAAGAAGATGCTGGGCATTATGAAAGGTTCGATCGGGATAGAGCTTAACCTGGATCACGATACG GGCAAAAGTTGCATCAAAATGGAGGTTGAAATTTCTAAATGA
- the LOC120901449 gene encoding uncharacterized protein LOC120901449 — protein sequence MNSSWRVVVFLGLVILCHSRRARACNGGYEMIIHSIENCAGEGQIVTIDPKSTVTLMEDCKVKSKATARTVGFKTAMMDVTITKNGLPVLKETVDICANLEEASGNKEAAEIITMFGVPDHCPVAASEIRTDESQTYSLEKYKQHLLVAQGRSIIDVLVKHEKGESCFKIDMEVTSPNLIG from the exons ATGAATTCTTCTTGGAGGGTAGTCGTGTTCCTGGGGCTCGTTATCTTGTGCCACTCCAGAAGAGCAAGGGCTTGT AACGGTGGCTATGAGATGATCATTCACAGTATTGAAAACTGTGCCGGAGAAGGACAGATCGTTACCATCGATCCCAAGTCTACTGTCACGCTGATGGAGGACTGTAAAGTAAAGTCCAAAGCTACGGCACGCACCGTGGGATTCAAGACGGCTATG ATGGACGTAACGATCACCAAGAATGGCCTACCGGTGCTGAAGGAAACGGTCGACATCTGTGCGAACCTGGAGGAGGCGTCCGGCAACAAAGAAGCGGCCGAAATCATCACCATGTTCGGTGTGCCGGACCATTGCCCGGTGGCCGCTAGTGAAATACGTACCGACGAAAGCCAAACATACAGCTTGGAGAAGTATAAGCAACATCTGCTGGTAGCACAGGGTCGTTCGATCATCGATGTGCTTGTGAAACATGAAAAG GGTGAAAGCTGCTTCAAGATTGACATGGAAGTTACTTCACCAAATCTGATCGGTTGA